The Canis lupus baileyi chromosome 11, mCanLup2.hap1, whole genome shotgun sequence genome includes a window with the following:
- the WBP2NL gene encoding postacrosomal sheath WW domain-binding protein isoform X6 — MAVNQSHTENRHGAIIPFGESVLTQCQDVDLSFPRQPEGCSLFNGTKRGTLFLTSYRVIFVTSHAVNDPMFSFMMPFELMSNCTIEQPVFAANFIKGIIQAAPDGGWEGQATFKLSFRKGGAIEFAQLMMKAASAGARQ, encoded by the exons ATGGCGGTGAATCAGAGTCACACCGAGAATCGCCACGGGGCCATCATCCCTTTTGGCGAAAG TGTCTTGACACAGTGTCAGGATGTGGACCTCTCCTTCCCACGGCAACCAGAGGGATGCAGTCTCTTCAATGGTACAAAAAGGGGAACACTGTTTCTCACTTCATACCGG GTGATCTTCGTGACTTCACATGCAGTCAACGAccccatgttttcttttatgatgcCATTTGAGCTGATGAGTAACTGTACCATTGAACAGCCAGTTTTTGCTGCCAACTTCATTAAAGGAATCATTCAGGCAGCTCCAGATG GTGGCTGGGAAGGACAGGCTACTTTTAAATTATCCTTCAGAAAAGGAGGTGCCATCGAATTTGCCCAGTTGATGATGAAAGCTGCTTCTGCTG
- the SEPTIN3 gene encoding neuronal-specific septin-3 isoform X5 has protein sequence MSELVPEPRPKPAVPMKPVSINSNLLGYIGIDTIIEQMRKKTMKTGFDFNIMVVGQSGLGKSTLVNTLFKSQVSRKASSWNREEKIPKTVEIKAIGHVIEEGGVKMKLTVIDTPGFGDQINNENCWEPIEKYINEQYEKFLKEEVNIARKKRIPDTRVHCCLYFISPTGHSLRPLDLEFMKHLSKVVNIIPVIAKADTMTLEEKSEFKQRVRKELEVNGIEFYPQKEFDEDLEDKTENDKIRQESMPFAVVGSDKEYQVNGKRVLGRKTPWGIIEVENLNHCEFALLRDFVIRTHLQDLKEVTHNIHYETYRAKRLNDNGGLPPGEGLLGTVLPPVPATPCPTAE, from the exons ATGTCAGAGCTggtgcctgagcccaggcctaaGCCGGCAGTGCCCATGAAACCCGTCAGCATCAACTCAAACCTGCTGGGCTACATTGGCATCGACACCATCATCGAGCAGATGCGCAAGAAGACCATGAAGACTGGTTTCGACTTCAACATCATGGTGGTCG GTCAGAGTGGACTGGGCAAGTCAACGCTGGTCAACACACTCTTCAAATCCCAGGTGAGCCGCAAGGCCTCCAGCTGGAACCGGGAGGAGAAGATTCCCAAGACTGTTGAGATCAAGGCTATTGGGCACG TGATAGAGGAAGGTGGAGTCAAAATGAAGCTGACCGTCATCGATACCCCGGGCTTCGGAGACCAGATCAACAATGAAAACTG CTGGGAGCCCATTGAGAAGTACATCAATGAACAGTATGAGAAGTTCCTGAAGGAGGAGGTCAACATTGCCAGGAAGAAACGCATCCCTGACACTCGTGTCCACTGCTGCCTCTACTTCATCTCCCCCACGGGACACTC CTTGCGACCTCTCGATCTGGAGTTCATGAAGCACCTCAGCAAAGTTGTGAACATCATCCCTGTCATTGCTAAGGCTGACACCATGACCCTGGAGGAAAAGTCTGAATTCAAGCAAAGG GTTCGAAAGGAGCTTGAAGTAAATGGCATTGAGTTCTACCCCCAGAAGGAATTTGATGAGGATTTGGAGGACAAGACGGAGAATGACAAAATCCGG CAGGAGAGCATGCCTTTCGCCGTGGTGGGAAGCGACAAGGAGTACCAAGTGAATGGCAAGCGGGTCCTTGGCAGAAAAACTCCCTGGGGGATCATTGAAG TGGAAAACCTCAACCACTGTGAGTTTGCCTTGCTTCGAGACTTTGTCATCAG GACTCACCTCCAGGACCTCAAGGAAGTGACACACAACATCCACTATGAGACCTACAGGGCCAAGAGGCTCAATGACAATGGAGGCCTCCCTCCG GGAGAAGGCCTCCTGGGCACTGTCCTTCCACCTGTGCcagccaccccctgccccactgctGAATGA
- the SEPTIN3 gene encoding neuronal-specific septin-3 isoform X2: MDHNFEMQQHGAPSPGTSLSHSHLLGRPARPSKLSGGMSPLIPVLRKTISLDTFTQSHIPQASSRPGLGARARSVPPQETVPRKLSSISLTLRQNSQAWPLGPLPSHWEEPPTVGREAATHGGGRLPTPGSRLGSTTLVSGGRVHSEGPGNPGLAKPSRMPIVEKPLVSSYLSLPFQSRLAQKSPGPAGPGSVGQKHPVPVTAHVTTRASPGRGKPRARGIPRPRLHLQRGTSTMGPAMAMDLATLDTTRLGTARRLTTVVTNRPDLTINPATPSTSRLDTSTEFPALDPKPGMAVDLAAAGPAKLGMVMDLVDPDKLVKVIATAGAAKSDTTTGGMAMDLVVPAPAKLDTARTDTAMALARANTARLDITADSFASDTSKLGAVMGETMLDRVINLTVSATYPLMPSRSTNPALDHATADAATDRSIKPVMLNLARESKGLPEARTDAAMSELVPEPRPKPAVPMKPVSINSNLLGYIGIDTIIEQMRKKTMKTGFDFNIMVVGQSGLGKSTLVNTLFKSQVSRKASSWNREEKIPKTVEIKAIGHVIEEGGVKMKLTVIDTPGFGDQINNENCWEPIEKYINEQYEKFLKEEVNIARKKRIPDTRVHCCLYFISPTGHSLRPLDLEFMKHLSKVVNIIPVIAKADTMTLEEKSEFKQRVRKELEVNGIEFYPQKEFDEDLEDKTENDKIRESMPFAVVGSDKEYQVNGKRVLGRKTPWGIIEVENLNHCEFALLRDFVIRTHLQDLKEVTHNIHYETYRAKRLNDNGGLPPGEGLLGTVLPPVPATPCPTAE, from the exons ATGGATCACAACTTTGAGATGCAGCAGCATggagcccccagccctggcaccTCCCTTTCCCACAGCCACCTGCTGGGGCGCCCTGCCCGCCCCTCAAAGCTCTCCGGAGGCATGTCTCCCCTCATCCCTGTCCTCAGGAAAACCATCTCTCTGGATACCTTTACTCAAAGCCATATCCCACAGGCTTCCAGCCGACCAGGCCTGGGAGCCAGGGCCCGGAGTGTGCCTCCGCAGGAGACGGTGCCCCGGAAGCTCAGCTCCATCTCCTTAACACTCCGTCAGAACAGCCAGGCATGGCCCCTGGGTCCTCTGCCTTCTCATTGGGAAGAACCGCCCACCGTGGGCAGGGAGGCTGCCACCcatgggggagggaggctgcCCACCCCAGGCTCACGACTAGGCTCTACGACCTTAGTGTCAGGGGGCAGAGTCCACTCTGAGGGCCCAGGGAACCCAGGTCTGGCCAAACCCAGCAGGATGCCCATAGTGGAGAAGCCACTGGTGAGTTCCTACCTGTCCCTACCATTTCAATCCCGGTTAGCCCAGAAATCACCAGGCCCCGCAGGGCCAGGCTCAGTAGGTCAGAAGCATCCTGTCCCAGTGACTGCCCATGTGACTACCAGAGCTTCTCCAGGAAGAGGCAAGCCCCGGGCTAGGGGTATCCCAAGACCCCGGCTGCATCTCCAAAGGGGCACCTCTACCATGGGTCCTGCGATGGCCATGGATTTGGCTACTCTGGACACAACCAGGTTAGGCACAGCCAGACGTTTAACCACAGTGGTCACCAACAGACCTGACTTGACTATCAATCCAGCTACCCCAAGCACATCCAGACTGGATACAAGCACAGAATTCCCTGCTCTGGATCCCAAGCCCGGCATGGCCGTGGACCTTGCTGCAGCAGGTCCAGCCAAGCTGGGCATGGTCATGGACTTGGTAGACCCAGACAAGCTGGTTAAAGTCATAGCTACGGCAGGTGCAGCCAAGTCAGATACAACCACAGGGGGTATGGCCATGGATTTGGTGGTACCAGCCCCAGCCAAGCTGGACACAGCCAGGACAGACACAGCCATGGCTTTGGCTAGAGCAAATACAGCCAGGCTGGACATAACGGCAGACTCTTTTGCTTCGGACACAAGCAAGCTGGGCGCAGTGATGGGGGAGACCATGCTGGACAGAGTCATTAACCTGACTGTATCAGCCACCTACCCGCTGATGCCAAGCAGAAGCACAAACCCAGCCCTGGACCATGCTACTGCAGATGCTGCCACAGACCGGTCCATAAAGCCCGTCATGCTGAACCTAGCCAGAGAAAGCAAAG GGCTCCCAGAGGCCAGGACGGACGCAGCCATGTCAGAGCTggtgcctgagcccaggcctaaGCCGGCAGTGCCCATGAAACCCGTCAGCATCAACTCAAACCTGCTGGGCTACATTGGCATCGACACCATCATCGAGCAGATGCGCAAGAAGACCATGAAGACTGGTTTCGACTTCAACATCATGGTGGTCG GTCAGAGTGGACTGGGCAAGTCAACGCTGGTCAACACACTCTTCAAATCCCAGGTGAGCCGCAAGGCCTCCAGCTGGAACCGGGAGGAGAAGATTCCCAAGACTGTTGAGATCAAGGCTATTGGGCACG TGATAGAGGAAGGTGGAGTCAAAATGAAGCTGACCGTCATCGATACCCCGGGCTTCGGAGACCAGATCAACAATGAAAACTG CTGGGAGCCCATTGAGAAGTACATCAATGAACAGTATGAGAAGTTCCTGAAGGAGGAGGTCAACATTGCCAGGAAGAAACGCATCCCTGACACTCGTGTCCACTGCTGCCTCTACTTCATCTCCCCCACGGGACACTC CTTGCGACCTCTCGATCTGGAGTTCATGAAGCACCTCAGCAAAGTTGTGAACATCATCCCTGTCATTGCTAAGGCTGACACCATGACCCTGGAGGAAAAGTCTGAATTCAAGCAAAGG GTTCGAAAGGAGCTTGAAGTAAATGGCATTGAGTTCTACCCCCAGAAGGAATTTGATGAGGATTTGGAGGACAAGACGGAGAATGACAAAATCCGG GAGAGCATGCCTTTCGCCGTGGTGGGAAGCGACAAGGAGTACCAAGTGAATGGCAAGCGGGTCCTTGGCAGAAAAACTCCCTGGGGGATCATTGAAG TGGAAAACCTCAACCACTGTGAGTTTGCCTTGCTTCGAGACTTTGTCATCAG GACTCACCTCCAGGACCTCAAGGAAGTGACACACAACATCCACTATGAGACCTACAGGGCCAAGAGGCTCAATGACAATGGAGGCCTCCCTCCG GGAGAAGGCCTCCTGGGCACTGTCCTTCCACCTGTGCcagccaccccctgccccactgctGAATGA
- the SEPTIN3 gene encoding neuronal-specific septin-3 isoform X3, with the protein MSKGLPEARTDAAMSELVPEPRPKPAVPMKPVSINSNLLGYIGIDTIIEQMRKKTMKTGFDFNIMVVGQSGLGKSTLVNTLFKSQVSRKASSWNREEKIPKTVEIKAIGHVIEEGGVKMKLTVIDTPGFGDQINNENCWEPIEKYINEQYEKFLKEEVNIARKKRIPDTRVHCCLYFISPTGHSLRPLDLEFMKHLSKVVNIIPVIAKADTMTLEEKSEFKQRVRKELEVNGIEFYPQKEFDEDLEDKTENDKIRQESMPFAVVGSDKEYQVNGKRVLGRKTPWGIIEVENLNHCEFALLRDFVIRTHLQDLKEVTHNIHYETYRAKRLNDNGGLPPGEGLLGTVLPPVPATPCPTAE; encoded by the exons ATGTCCAAAG GGCTCCCAGAGGCCAGGACGGACGCAGCCATGTCAGAGCTggtgcctgagcccaggcctaaGCCGGCAGTGCCCATGAAACCCGTCAGCATCAACTCAAACCTGCTGGGCTACATTGGCATCGACACCATCATCGAGCAGATGCGCAAGAAGACCATGAAGACTGGTTTCGACTTCAACATCATGGTGGTCG GTCAGAGTGGACTGGGCAAGTCAACGCTGGTCAACACACTCTTCAAATCCCAGGTGAGCCGCAAGGCCTCCAGCTGGAACCGGGAGGAGAAGATTCCCAAGACTGTTGAGATCAAGGCTATTGGGCACG TGATAGAGGAAGGTGGAGTCAAAATGAAGCTGACCGTCATCGATACCCCGGGCTTCGGAGACCAGATCAACAATGAAAACTG CTGGGAGCCCATTGAGAAGTACATCAATGAACAGTATGAGAAGTTCCTGAAGGAGGAGGTCAACATTGCCAGGAAGAAACGCATCCCTGACACTCGTGTCCACTGCTGCCTCTACTTCATCTCCCCCACGGGACACTC CTTGCGACCTCTCGATCTGGAGTTCATGAAGCACCTCAGCAAAGTTGTGAACATCATCCCTGTCATTGCTAAGGCTGACACCATGACCCTGGAGGAAAAGTCTGAATTCAAGCAAAGG GTTCGAAAGGAGCTTGAAGTAAATGGCATTGAGTTCTACCCCCAGAAGGAATTTGATGAGGATTTGGAGGACAAGACGGAGAATGACAAAATCCGG CAGGAGAGCATGCCTTTCGCCGTGGTGGGAAGCGACAAGGAGTACCAAGTGAATGGCAAGCGGGTCCTTGGCAGAAAAACTCCCTGGGGGATCATTGAAG TGGAAAACCTCAACCACTGTGAGTTTGCCTTGCTTCGAGACTTTGTCATCAG GACTCACCTCCAGGACCTCAAGGAAGTGACACACAACATCCACTATGAGACCTACAGGGCCAAGAGGCTCAATGACAATGGAGGCCTCCCTCCG GGAGAAGGCCTCCTGGGCACTGTCCTTCCACCTGTGCcagccaccccctgccccactgctGAATGA
- the SEPTIN3 gene encoding neuronal-specific septin-3 isoform X1 translates to MDHNFEMQQHGAPSPGTSLSHSHLLGRPARPSKLSGGMSPLIPVLRKTISLDTFTQSHIPQASSRPGLGARARSVPPQETVPRKLSSISLTLRQNSQAWPLGPLPSHWEEPPTVGREAATHGGGRLPTPGSRLGSTTLVSGGRVHSEGPGNPGLAKPSRMPIVEKPLVSSYLSLPFQSRLAQKSPGPAGPGSVGQKHPVPVTAHVTTRASPGRGKPRARGIPRPRLHLQRGTSTMGPAMAMDLATLDTTRLGTARRLTTVVTNRPDLTINPATPSTSRLDTSTEFPALDPKPGMAVDLAAAGPAKLGMVMDLVDPDKLVKVIATAGAAKSDTTTGGMAMDLVVPAPAKLDTARTDTAMALARANTARLDITADSFASDTSKLGAVMGETMLDRVINLTVSATYPLMPSRSTNPALDHATADAATDRSIKPVMLNLARESKGLPEARTDAAMSELVPEPRPKPAVPMKPVSINSNLLGYIGIDTIIEQMRKKTMKTGFDFNIMVVGQSGLGKSTLVNTLFKSQVSRKASSWNREEKIPKTVEIKAIGHVIEEGGVKMKLTVIDTPGFGDQINNENCWEPIEKYINEQYEKFLKEEVNIARKKRIPDTRVHCCLYFISPTGHSLRPLDLEFMKHLSKVVNIIPVIAKADTMTLEEKSEFKQRVRKELEVNGIEFYPQKEFDEDLEDKTENDKIRQESMPFAVVGSDKEYQVNGKRVLGRKTPWGIIEVENLNHCEFALLRDFVIRTHLQDLKEVTHNIHYETYRAKRLNDNGGLPPGEGLLGTVLPPVPATPCPTAE, encoded by the exons ATGGATCACAACTTTGAGATGCAGCAGCATggagcccccagccctggcaccTCCCTTTCCCACAGCCACCTGCTGGGGCGCCCTGCCCGCCCCTCAAAGCTCTCCGGAGGCATGTCTCCCCTCATCCCTGTCCTCAGGAAAACCATCTCTCTGGATACCTTTACTCAAAGCCATATCCCACAGGCTTCCAGCCGACCAGGCCTGGGAGCCAGGGCCCGGAGTGTGCCTCCGCAGGAGACGGTGCCCCGGAAGCTCAGCTCCATCTCCTTAACACTCCGTCAGAACAGCCAGGCATGGCCCCTGGGTCCTCTGCCTTCTCATTGGGAAGAACCGCCCACCGTGGGCAGGGAGGCTGCCACCcatgggggagggaggctgcCCACCCCAGGCTCACGACTAGGCTCTACGACCTTAGTGTCAGGGGGCAGAGTCCACTCTGAGGGCCCAGGGAACCCAGGTCTGGCCAAACCCAGCAGGATGCCCATAGTGGAGAAGCCACTGGTGAGTTCCTACCTGTCCCTACCATTTCAATCCCGGTTAGCCCAGAAATCACCAGGCCCCGCAGGGCCAGGCTCAGTAGGTCAGAAGCATCCTGTCCCAGTGACTGCCCATGTGACTACCAGAGCTTCTCCAGGAAGAGGCAAGCCCCGGGCTAGGGGTATCCCAAGACCCCGGCTGCATCTCCAAAGGGGCACCTCTACCATGGGTCCTGCGATGGCCATGGATTTGGCTACTCTGGACACAACCAGGTTAGGCACAGCCAGACGTTTAACCACAGTGGTCACCAACAGACCTGACTTGACTATCAATCCAGCTACCCCAAGCACATCCAGACTGGATACAAGCACAGAATTCCCTGCTCTGGATCCCAAGCCCGGCATGGCCGTGGACCTTGCTGCAGCAGGTCCAGCCAAGCTGGGCATGGTCATGGACTTGGTAGACCCAGACAAGCTGGTTAAAGTCATAGCTACGGCAGGTGCAGCCAAGTCAGATACAACCACAGGGGGTATGGCCATGGATTTGGTGGTACCAGCCCCAGCCAAGCTGGACACAGCCAGGACAGACACAGCCATGGCTTTGGCTAGAGCAAATACAGCCAGGCTGGACATAACGGCAGACTCTTTTGCTTCGGACACAAGCAAGCTGGGCGCAGTGATGGGGGAGACCATGCTGGACAGAGTCATTAACCTGACTGTATCAGCCACCTACCCGCTGATGCCAAGCAGAAGCACAAACCCAGCCCTGGACCATGCTACTGCAGATGCTGCCACAGACCGGTCCATAAAGCCCGTCATGCTGAACCTAGCCAGAGAAAGCAAAG GGCTCCCAGAGGCCAGGACGGACGCAGCCATGTCAGAGCTggtgcctgagcccaggcctaaGCCGGCAGTGCCCATGAAACCCGTCAGCATCAACTCAAACCTGCTGGGCTACATTGGCATCGACACCATCATCGAGCAGATGCGCAAGAAGACCATGAAGACTGGTTTCGACTTCAACATCATGGTGGTCG GTCAGAGTGGACTGGGCAAGTCAACGCTGGTCAACACACTCTTCAAATCCCAGGTGAGCCGCAAGGCCTCCAGCTGGAACCGGGAGGAGAAGATTCCCAAGACTGTTGAGATCAAGGCTATTGGGCACG TGATAGAGGAAGGTGGAGTCAAAATGAAGCTGACCGTCATCGATACCCCGGGCTTCGGAGACCAGATCAACAATGAAAACTG CTGGGAGCCCATTGAGAAGTACATCAATGAACAGTATGAGAAGTTCCTGAAGGAGGAGGTCAACATTGCCAGGAAGAAACGCATCCCTGACACTCGTGTCCACTGCTGCCTCTACTTCATCTCCCCCACGGGACACTC CTTGCGACCTCTCGATCTGGAGTTCATGAAGCACCTCAGCAAAGTTGTGAACATCATCCCTGTCATTGCTAAGGCTGACACCATGACCCTGGAGGAAAAGTCTGAATTCAAGCAAAGG GTTCGAAAGGAGCTTGAAGTAAATGGCATTGAGTTCTACCCCCAGAAGGAATTTGATGAGGATTTGGAGGACAAGACGGAGAATGACAAAATCCGG CAGGAGAGCATGCCTTTCGCCGTGGTGGGAAGCGACAAGGAGTACCAAGTGAATGGCAAGCGGGTCCTTGGCAGAAAAACTCCCTGGGGGATCATTGAAG TGGAAAACCTCAACCACTGTGAGTTTGCCTTGCTTCGAGACTTTGTCATCAG GACTCACCTCCAGGACCTCAAGGAAGTGACACACAACATCCACTATGAGACCTACAGGGCCAAGAGGCTCAATGACAATGGAGGCCTCCCTCCG GGAGAAGGCCTCCTGGGCACTGTCCTTCCACCTGTGCcagccaccccctgccccactgctGAATGA
- the LOC140642743 gene encoding small ribosomal subunit protein uS8-like, whose protein sequence is MVSMNVLADALKSINNAEKRGKRQVLIRPCSKVIVRFLTVMMKHGYIGEFEIINDHRAGKIIVNLIGRLNKCRAISPRFDVQLKDLEKWQNNLLPSRQFGFTVLTTSAGLMDHKEARQKHTGGKILGFFF, encoded by the coding sequence ATGGTGAGCATGAACGTCCTGGCAGATGCTCTCAAGAGCATTAACAATGCTGAAAAGAGAGGCAAACGCCAGGTTCTTATTAGGCCATGCTCCAAAGTCATCGTCCGATTTCTCACTGTGATGATGAAGCATGGTTACATTGGTGAATTTGAAATCATCAATGATCACAGAGCTGGGAAAATTATTGTGAACCTCATAGGCAGGTTAAACAAGTGTAGAGCAATCAGCCCCAGATTTGATGTACAACtgaaagatctagaaaaatggcaaaataacCTGCTCCCATCACGCCAGTTTGGTTTCACTGTACTGACCACCTCAGCGGGCCTTATGGACCACAAAGAAGCAAGGCAAAAACACACAGGAGGGAAAATCCTGGGATTCTTTTTCTAG
- the SEPTIN3 gene encoding neuronal-specific septin-3 isoform X4, which produces MSKGLPEARTDAAMSELVPEPRPKPAVPMKPVSINSNLLGYIGIDTIIEQMRKKTMKTGFDFNIMVVGQSGLGKSTLVNTLFKSQVSRKASSWNREEKIPKTVEIKAIGHVIEEGGVKMKLTVIDTPGFGDQINNENCWEPIEKYINEQYEKFLKEEVNIARKKRIPDTRVHCCLYFISPTGHSLRPLDLEFMKHLSKVVNIIPVIAKADTMTLEEKSEFKQRVRKELEVNGIEFYPQKEFDEDLEDKTENDKIRESMPFAVVGSDKEYQVNGKRVLGRKTPWGIIEVENLNHCEFALLRDFVIRTHLQDLKEVTHNIHYETYRAKRLNDNGGLPPGEGLLGTVLPPVPATPCPTAE; this is translated from the exons ATGTCCAAAG GGCTCCCAGAGGCCAGGACGGACGCAGCCATGTCAGAGCTggtgcctgagcccaggcctaaGCCGGCAGTGCCCATGAAACCCGTCAGCATCAACTCAAACCTGCTGGGCTACATTGGCATCGACACCATCATCGAGCAGATGCGCAAGAAGACCATGAAGACTGGTTTCGACTTCAACATCATGGTGGTCG GTCAGAGTGGACTGGGCAAGTCAACGCTGGTCAACACACTCTTCAAATCCCAGGTGAGCCGCAAGGCCTCCAGCTGGAACCGGGAGGAGAAGATTCCCAAGACTGTTGAGATCAAGGCTATTGGGCACG TGATAGAGGAAGGTGGAGTCAAAATGAAGCTGACCGTCATCGATACCCCGGGCTTCGGAGACCAGATCAACAATGAAAACTG CTGGGAGCCCATTGAGAAGTACATCAATGAACAGTATGAGAAGTTCCTGAAGGAGGAGGTCAACATTGCCAGGAAGAAACGCATCCCTGACACTCGTGTCCACTGCTGCCTCTACTTCATCTCCCCCACGGGACACTC CTTGCGACCTCTCGATCTGGAGTTCATGAAGCACCTCAGCAAAGTTGTGAACATCATCCCTGTCATTGCTAAGGCTGACACCATGACCCTGGAGGAAAAGTCTGAATTCAAGCAAAGG GTTCGAAAGGAGCTTGAAGTAAATGGCATTGAGTTCTACCCCCAGAAGGAATTTGATGAGGATTTGGAGGACAAGACGGAGAATGACAAAATCCGG GAGAGCATGCCTTTCGCCGTGGTGGGAAGCGACAAGGAGTACCAAGTGAATGGCAAGCGGGTCCTTGGCAGAAAAACTCCCTGGGGGATCATTGAAG TGGAAAACCTCAACCACTGTGAGTTTGCCTTGCTTCGAGACTTTGTCATCAG GACTCACCTCCAGGACCTCAAGGAAGTGACACACAACATCCACTATGAGACCTACAGGGCCAAGAGGCTCAATGACAATGGAGGCCTCCCTCCG GGAGAAGGCCTCCTGGGCACTGTCCTTCCACCTGTGCcagccaccccctgccccactgctGAATGA
- the WBP2NL gene encoding postacrosomal sheath WW domain-binding protein isoform X5: protein MAVNQSHTENRHGAIIPFGESVLTQCQDVDLSFPRQPEGCSLFNGTKRGTLFLTSYRVIFVTSHAVNDPMFSFMMPFELMSNCTIEQPVFAANFIKGIIQAAPDGGWEGQATFKLSFRKGGAIEFAQLMMKAASAAARGVPLGSVNYWFSTPGLYVITGQGGVMCTPQMPCPGARQ, encoded by the exons ATGGCGGTGAATCAGAGTCACACCGAGAATCGCCACGGGGCCATCATCCCTTTTGGCGAAAG TGTCTTGACACAGTGTCAGGATGTGGACCTCTCCTTCCCACGGCAACCAGAGGGATGCAGTCTCTTCAATGGTACAAAAAGGGGAACACTGTTTCTCACTTCATACCGG GTGATCTTCGTGACTTCACATGCAGTCAACGAccccatgttttcttttatgatgcCATTTGAGCTGATGAGTAACTGTACCATTGAACAGCCAGTTTTTGCTGCCAACTTCATTAAAGGAATCATTCAGGCAGCTCCAGATG GTGGCTGGGAAGGACAGGCTACTTTTAAATTATCCTTCAGAAAAGGAGGTGCCATCGAATTTGCCCAGTTGATGATGAAAGCTGCTTCTGCTG CCGCCAGAGGAGTTCCACTTGGAAGTGTAAATTACTGGTTCAGCACTCCAGGACTGTATGTAATTACTGGGCAGGGGGGTGTGATGTGCACCCCACAGATGCCTTGTCCAG